atatgcagatttatttttatcatgaaGGGAAAGTAATTGAATTTGAGTCTGAAGGGGTTCTAAGCACACTCTGTCAATAAAATGCATGCCAAGACAAAAAGGTCTGAATACCAAATGAAAGTGTACATTCCTAAAGCCCATTGTTGTTTAACtatgtatacatgtgtgtaCTGAGGGAAGTGGGAGTCACTTAACTGCTTGCACATCAGGAAATATATGGAAGATCAAATGCCATAGTGTAAAGCCACAAACCTGGACTGCTACTCTGCTGATGATACCCGTGATCCACAATGGCATTTGAAACTGAAGTAGGTATTCATTGTCATAACAATATCaaattccctctttttttttaattccattatGCTGCTTGGCATTTTATAAGTGTACATAAGGAGTTAATTTAAAGCAGGTATTGATAATAGCTGGCAAAGGATTTTCCTggctttctgctgccttctcaaGATTTACCAGACTGTTCCCCAGTCACAGGAGAATGATGAAGAATTCATGGTTCAATTGGAAAACATGTTCAAGTCTAAATACGTCAGATTCTTTTCcaattatgttttaatttgttggACCAGTTAGTTGTAAAATTTTACTACTTAGAAACCCAGAATCAGAGAAGGGAAAGTACTTCAGGACAAAAAATATCTAAGATACTTTTACATATCTCTATCGGTCTTTACAAGAATTCACTCTGGTAACATAGTAGTGATGGAAGTATTGAGTCAGGCTTGAGCAACACAGAAACTTCCTGTATATGCtacaaaactgcagagaaacatATTTatacaacaaaaaataatctgccAGTTTCCTTATCCACAAAACATGGGATGGTGGTAAAACACTGATACGTCTTGCGAACATAGCAAATGTAAtgtaaacagaaacacaaaaagcagtCAACATTTATGCAGCAGTACTGTTTTCCTCAGGGTCTCTGTCTACGAGATGAATGCTCCCCGTGATCACTGATTCCTCTTGAGCCGAGATGTTCTCCAGCTGCTTATTTGTGCAATATGGAATGTGGCcacaaaaatacatgtaaatcCAGGGGTTGGTACAGCTATTTAAATTGCCAAGGAGCATGATAATGGTGAATGCTGAACCTAGAATGAAACAGTTAAAGGAATAACACAGTCAATAAAGCACTCATATAAATAAGTAACATTTTCATAgtctgctgctttctggtgTACCTGTTCACATACTAAAGTTAATCTAAGAGGAGGAAATTCCCATTTATTCAATGAAATTTTTAACTGTTGAAGGTATGAAGCACACATTATTCTAtgcatttcagatttaaataatTCCAAATAGCTCTTTTTTGATGGAGCTGCATTAGATTTAAAAGCAGTTACTAATCTGCTATACAGATACAGATATAGATATTGATATAAATGTATGTAGAATAAGAGTCAAATTCACACTGACAGGAAGAATTCTTAAAACAAAGCTCAGAAGATGGGCTTTTTTCATCAGGCAGAGctattatccttttttttttttttctttggtttatatCTTTGAGTTTAGAATATGTGAACTTAAATAGTCACATACAGAGTCTGCCTTTCACAAAGAGGCAACGGTATAAGTTTGACAAGATTAATGTTTTTTACAACATGGTATTCAATACCCCTTTCAGGcttgcttttttgctttataaacAGCTGTTTCACAACTTTTAATTGTTTCACAGTGTACTACAGAGATTTCATCAATATGATTTCAAtattcaaaaaaacccagatgtcTTATAGCATTACTGGTCTAtctaataaataagaaatatttcttttattacttaGAATAGTTCATCCTTTTCAcctcaagaaacaaaaaaacctgcagctATGATACCTAAAACCTCCAAAAGTCTGAATCCTTGCTAGAGCAGATAATACTTTTCACTGTGCTGTTCATTAATGTTTGAATCATTAATCactcaaaacacacaaaatacacaCTTGTATGTTTTGACCACATAACATTAAGTTCTCTGAACCTAATTAAATACAATAGATAATCAATGCAgaaatttcttttaatcataCTCAAATGATCACATGTAACTTTTACACAAAAGCAAAGTGCAAATTTAAAGCAACATAGCAATTTGCTAGCCTGCTATGAAGTTATGAATGAGGATGGAGAGTATCTTACCTTCTGTCACGACACTGGGGAACCACACAGACCACAGCTGTGCAATGAAGAAAGGTGACCAACAGAGAACATATGCAACAACTGTTACCACTGTCATTTTTACAGTCTTGATCATAGCCTTTGAAATACAGTTCACACTGCTTGCTCGGGATGGCAGGACTTGCTTCTGATTTGTTACTTCGTATTCATTCTGGTTTTTGacatacatatttcttttgatttttctgcaaaTCTTAACCTGGCACGTGATGAGGATGGCTGAGGGAACGAAGAATATAACTACAAAAATCCAAGTCACATATGCCCTTGGGCCCCATGGCTGAATAAACTCACCCCAACATTCAAAGACACCTGGAGATATTTCAGTCTTAGAAAAGATAAATACCTGTGGTAGGCTAAGAATCAGTGATATAGACCAGCTGGTGCAAATGGGGATGTTCCAGAGAGCTCTCTTCTTTTGGAAAGTGACCATAGGGTAGCAAACTGCTTGATATCTGTCCACTGTCATGACCACTATCATATAAGTAGAGGCAAACATGCCGAGTAATTGTAGATACTTGATACTTCTGCACAAGAAATCTGGCCCTATGAAAACTTCTGTAATATCCCATATGAGTTGAGGCAGCACTTGAAAAAAGGCTACCACCAAGTCAGCGATACTGAGGTGAAGCATGAACACATACATCCTAGagatcttccttcttcttcGCCACAGCACCAGTATGAGAATAAAATTGCCCACAGACGCTGTCAAAAATATGACCCCCAGTACAGCAATCTCTACTTGAGCTAATTGCTCATCTCTTTCTGGTCTTCCAACAGGATCTGACTGGTTTGTCAAACTCAGGAATTTGTGAGGAGAAGGACTCTCGGTCTGATGTATGTTATCCTGcataggaaatgaaaaattcttcaTAGTGCACAGCAGCCACTTAAAGTAGCTGCTACTTGCAACTCAGGCTGACAGCTGTAAAGCACTGGCTAGCAAACAGACCAGCCTGGGTTCAGGTTTCAGTATATCTTCAAGCAAATATCCTCCTGCTTGTGCGAACTACAGCAGTGGGACCTGGATCTTGATAAAATTCTGCCTCTTGCTGGCATGCAAAAAGGCTTTATATAGGCTCCCAGCAGACAGAGCCTTATGTAACTGCAGAGCCCTTGGGTAGGCTGCAGGGAACACAGCCAAAGGCAGACCGAGCCACACAATTGGgggaaatatataaataaaaggcAAACTTCAGAGGCTCAACGTAATTCAATTACTCACTTCAGTCGAAGACCGAACTTGTAAATAGCTGTGGCCAAAATCGTACTTAAATGATCCTACTCGGGAGAgttcttgcaaatattttttatgcaAACCAGAAGCGCACGCTTCGGACGAAGTGAGAGGAATGTTTATACGTAGATGGAAAGTTGGGCCCTGAGCTCAGGCGCATCATAACTGCAATTCTCTAGGCTCCTGGGGCACGACCACATCCTAAATGCAGCAGGgacaaagaaatgcaattttccatcactgccactttttttttttttccccttctcttttctggagttacctgattaaaaaaaacaaacaaacaaacaaacaaacaaacaaaaaaaaaaaaggtaaataaataaatatttgaccTGCcctaaaaataatgtttttatttcaagacGGGGTCAAGGCTTAGAGgttttttctcagcaaaatgaaaaataacacatgtgaaataaattatttttaatgggaTTGTGAGTCTACTGAggatttaatagaaaaataagtgaaaattcAATGGGAAATCCAACTGAAGAAAAGGTCTTTacaacaaaacaattttcaagTGTCTCTATTCTACTATAGTGCTAAAGGCTGGGAGgtcatttttcagtatttaataatttttatttttgtggagTAAGTTGTATCATGACCACAAGAATTTCCATGGGTTTTGACCTTCTCTATGACTTTTGCGTGTTCTTAGTGGCAGATAAAAACAGCgattttgatttaatttcatttcttctccctcaGTCTGCCCCTTTAATCACAAAAGAGagatttaataaaatgaattaatctAATATGAAAGATAACACATATTTGTATGCAATCTTCTTTGAAGCTACAGCACTCATATCCTTTTGTTTACAGTTGGGAGACTGGCAATTTGAAGTCTTCCTGAGGAGGAAACTGGTAAGGTTAAAAGTACGTCCATGCTGCATGTACATGTATAGTACACAATACTGCACCTACACTGATTAATCACTGTGATCACGACTATGTTACAAAACCAGCTCAGGAATCTCACAAACAGACTACCATCTCTTTAGCACTAAATGTATCAACAGACAGGAGAAAGGCAAATTCATAAACAGGATGCTGAAGTAGACTACAATGGTTTATAAAATCAGCATgatctcttttctctccttctttccccttcaaTCCCATTGTGGGACTGATATTAATACCTCGTCCtagtttcagctgggatagagttaattttcttcttcttagtagctggtgcagtgttgcGTTgtggctttagtctgggaacaatgctgataacacaccaatgttttagttgcttCACAGTAGCAC
The window above is part of the Strigops habroptila isolate Jane chromosome 3, bStrHab1.2.pri, whole genome shotgun sequence genome. Proteins encoded here:
- the LOC115605559 gene encoding arg8-vasotocin receptor-like — encoded protein: MKNFSFPMQDNIHQTESPSPHKFLSLTNQSDPVGRPERDEQLAQVEIAVLGVIFLTASVGNFILILVLWRRRRKISRMYVFMLHLSIADLVVAFFQVLPQLIWDITEVFIGPDFLCRSIKYLQLLGMFASTYMIVVMTVDRYQAVCYPMVTFQKKRALWNIPICTSWSISLILSLPQVFIFSKTEISPGVFECWGEFIQPWGPRAYVTWIFVVIFFVPSAILITCQVKICRKIKRNMYVKNQNEYEVTNQKQVLPSRASSVNCISKAMIKTVKMTVVTVVAYVLCWSPFFIAQLWSVWFPSVVTEGSAFTIIMLLGNLNSCTNPWIYMYFCGHIPYCTNKQLENISAQEESVITGSIHLVDRDPEENSTAA